atttcctgagaaataggtcattgtgcttaGATGTTTAAGAACTATgtttgttttcagtgcaaagtctaaaatcagttcctacatttgcagtttggagaattcaccagcaggtggtaataaagttcatatcCAAACTCTGAAAGTATAGTGAAACATCAAATTATGGCCCTGACGATCACTGTTGTCACTGTTTTATGAAACCGatatgtatgagatttgtgtttaactttctagaggtcgtggtttattatttattattattgttattattatgaatatGTTTAGGCtatattgtatttatgatctaatttatattggtatttttccaccttttttttcaatcacattttccatgcgtataaaagtagcgttactgtcatagaaatatgtcaGACGTTCATCAATGGCACAGTtgatgcacaaaaacaaacacaagtcCATACTTCTATTGTGCTAATTCATTTCATACAGTCCATTCACACAACCATCACTTACGAATGTGCTCTCTTTGTTTATTtcgttggtgcttgagggaatggactatatacagggttcacacaaggtccttaaagtgcgtaaatttagcttttagaaatttaagtatTGGAATACCTGGTTTCATAcagttttgaaaaacatttttagcattttctacaaaaaataaataaataataataataaaaaaattatgtaatgactttaaaaatgtcaagtggtgtaaccaacaaGTAGAAGgtatcaaaatatttaaaataataataataataaagttttcaaacaaatgttaaggtaaaaaaatattggttatgaaatttatttatttagagacCTGAACAAGATGTACCTTttcaagaaaatataaaaaatggctgattatttcttttatttttattttactttacacTGTTCATGGgggtctttatttatttatttattttttgtcacatgacaacaaaatgtctGCCTTCATATTTGTtacaaagtttttcaaatattagttatatttgaaaaaaaattcaatgtgatttttttaaagaaataataacaaaatattattccaaactacttataccagcattttttatttatttgtattttatttattttttcaagaaattcagcttttaattttttattaaataatttatttatttttactttatatttaagaaaaatatcaaaatgactgaaACTCAAGTAATGAGGTGAATTCAAGTAATTGATTTGTGTTAAATGGATTTTTAATATTGTATTGAGTAACTAAATCCAGACAAAAAAAACAGTTGTATCTGTCATGTAATGTTTGGATCAGAGTTATTGAACTTTCTTTTAGGGACATCTGTACGACAGCTGTTTTTCACCTCTGCTTTTGTCCTCTACAGACAGCAAGCCCTGTTCCATGTGCTGGCAGCTTATTCCGTCTACAACATGGTGAGTGACTGACAAAGTTTGGATGTTTATGTGTGAATGTTACGTAACTCAGCACAGCGTGTGCTGGACGATACAGGACAGAGGGGAAGATGTCCCACTCTACGTCCCACCCAGCCAACCACGCACACACGTAATAAcctagctatctaaatggggattTCCAATTGAATTCTATTGTTAAGTTAAGCTAAATATATTTACTATAGAAAACCCCCTAACCCAAATCCTAAAATAAAACTTGCCATCTGTAAAAGTGAACAAAGGCATGGCTGAATGCCAGTTCACATTATATCCCCACTACACAGCTTGTGACATTAGGATTAGTGCATCCCAAATCATATGTTGATATAGTATGCAAAAGGTGGTATGTCACATGCTCCCTCATTTAGAATATTAAAAATTAATCAACAAACATATAAGGGTTAGAACAAATGTATTTGTGTATGCACCTGTAGTGAATTCGGCTTTAGAGCCTTTTctgcacacatacagtaagtgTGCAACTTGAATGCAATTATTAGTGAAATAAACCCACTATCTGTCTGTTTCTTGTGTAAATTGATTGATTTGCTTGATAATAATGTGAACACATGCTTTGGAGACTGATCCAGAGACAGTGACTCTACAGTGCTGCCCACTGGCTATGGGTGACCAGGGTTTTAAGACTACAACAGAGGCCGTTTGTCTGGTACTAATCAGATGATATACtccttaatttatttattgggtACTTTCCCAGATTTCTGTTATTCACCCATAATGTTGTTTGCAATGATATAGAGGATGGACTGGCAGGagtcaaaaggaaaaaaaatgttttttatgaggATAGTTTTGGCAGGATGCTTGACACAATACACTACTTGAACATATATGCACATAAATGTCATTGTTTGTTAAAACGAGGAGTGTGTCCATTTTAATAGAGAGGAAATAGTGCCAGATTCCTTTTCCTTCACGCTGTGCCCAGTAGAAGGTGGGTCAAGTGGGTGAGGGGGAAATGATGGGGGTATGGAGAAGAGATTGAAAGCGAGAGAGgtggaaagagaaagaaaataagtAGGAGATTTTGAGTTGTGCCAGTGTGTTTTAAGCATCAGTTAGCGTCCACAGCATGCAAATAATTATCGGCTATTGGTATcagccacaatatatatatatcagtgcgTCCCTACATAGTTTTTCAGAATATATTTCAGTTGTTTTAATTAATAAGAGCAAATATTTTATAGTGGTGTTTCAAATGAATTTTGTTAATCAGTATGACATTTGTGTTATGATTATAAATaaatggttgttttttttttttttttttttttttacaagtcagATGCTTTTGTACAATTGCATCACTACTAACTGAATTAAATACTGAGTCATTTAAGTCTCTGGTTATGTGGTTGTGTTTAGGAAGTAAGCTACTGTCAGGGAATGAGTCAGATTGCCGCCATTTTACTTATGTACATGAATGAGGAAGATGCGTTCTGGGCCTTATCACAACTGCTGACCAATAAGAAACATGCCATGCACGGTGAGTGTTATAATGTGATGTTATTTTTGAAACCTTTAAAAGTTCCTTTCTCAATGTGTGTCTCTGTGTAGAAAGAAAGAAACCTATCATAGATGACCTTTACCTCTGTCTTTCTTTGTGGTTTCTAACAGGGTTCTTCATCCCAGGGTTTCCCAAACTCCTGCGTTTTCAGTCTCATCATGACCAAATACTGTCCAAACTCCTCCCCAAACTGAAGAAACACATGGTGAGATTTCATTCAGTTGTTTGGCTTTACACTGATGAAAGCAGGTTCTTTCTCAGTTCTTTAAATGTCAGTTTCTCCGCAGGATAAGGAACAGATGTCCACTGGTATCTACTCGACCAAATGGTTCCTCCAATGTTTCATTGACAGGGTGAGACATCGTTTACATTAGAAACTTTACACTAAGTATGTCTTCGTTCAAGCAACTTTGGAAAGAAACGTGCCACAAACATAGTGCTTTGTATAAATATGACAATATGGTACATAGGGCGGCACGGTGGCTCAGTTGGTaacactgtcgcctcacagcaagaaggtcctgtGTTCTATGTGTGGAGTTTCAATGTTCTCTCCGTGTTcgtgtgggtttcctctgggtgctccggtttccACCACAGTTCAAAtgacatgcaggttaagttaattgGAGACCATATAttgcccgtaggtgtgagtgagagtgtgaatgtgtatgtctgtgtgtgttgccctgtgatggactggccacatgttcagggtgtttccctgcctttggcccgaAACAGCTGGGATTGACTCTAGCACTTCCCGCGagcctacataggacaagcggctaaagaagatggatggatgaatatggTACATCATACTGGATTATTAAAATACTCCAAAAACACAAATGTGAGTGCTGTTTGTCCATTCAAAACTCAACACCAcaattctagggtgttctgggtggttgctagattgttacttattggcccaagtcaaaagagccctaCCTCAAGTTTCAATGATATTCTGGTATGCTTGGGACactttaaatgtaagtgtatGGGGTTTTCTTCCCCCATTTTATCCTCCGCAAGGCAAAAAGTCTTTCACTTACAAAATGGTAAGGGACCCGTTATGTACCGAAGTTTTAACACTTTGGGTTTGAAATTTCTTCAAATCTCTAACCCTAAAGCCCAAAGAATGCTTAAGCATCTGCATACAGTCGAAtgttagcctttcaaagtatactccaggGGTGGCCAACTCCGGTCCTGAAGAGCCactgtcctgcagagtttagctccaaccctaatcaaacacaccttcccttaattttttttaagtttgctaGAGAACTTCATTAGTTTGTTCAGGCATGTtagattagggttggagctaaaatCTTTAGGTCAGTAGCTCTCCAGGACTGGAGTTGGCCACCCCtggtatactccatttgactgtgcatacacaggcggttggctcATGCATGCCTTGattgctatgagatactggaccatttctcttcaggagtttagacccataaaggtgtctttatattccttcagactcgagttacacaaatgcaggtatctcctgacctcctcacacacacactcacacagttgcCATTTCCACCATCTCCTGTTTAGTGGCGATTgcatcttctagcgcttcttcatgacagcaacggctcgactttgagtgttgccaccttgtggacccactattTAGTGCTCAGAGgcatggttagaaaaatcggaCTGTGCGagttcagtgcttgagcacttGAAATTTGCACAACACATCCTGTCTGACCAAAgtgtactttgggctttagtgcGAGCCATAGTAATAGTGAGACTTGTCTTAACAAGTACCACTAATAAAGCACCTAAAATATCCTAAAATATTGCAGTATTCTGATTGCCGTTggaagaaatgtgtttttccacTGCATGACACAAGTAGCAGAACATATTGATACAACATAGATGTTCTTTTGTCACATTATTGAATTAATACACTGAGCCCAAGTATgtatatttcaatttatatttgagGATTTTGCAATTATTGGTATGTATAACAAAGGTACTAAAGTTTATTGCATAGTTTGATTCCAACTCCTTGATCCCCAAAACTCTTGGTTTCTGTTGATATTCTACCTGGACCACATACAACTTTATGCTGGGTAGAGAATTATATCACTCGCTGGCTGCAaagttttcttttgaaaaaagcTGGAGACATCCAGTTTGATAGATGACTCATTTCTGTTATTTTGACTACACAGACACCCTTCACACTCACTCTGCGTCTATGGGACATCTACATATTAGAGGGAGAAAAAGTCCTCACCGCCATGGCCTATACTCTACTCAAACTGCACAAAAGTAAGTGTGTCAACTACATCCTGGTGAACTTTTGGGGTGGTGTAGCCTAGTGGTTGAAAATTTGACTGGTAACTAAAGGTTGAACTCACAAGGGTTGATCCATGAGCTTCACCGTTGTACCCTACTTAACCTCAGGTTTGTCCAGAGAGACTGTCCCCTTGTCAAGTGTATTGTCTgttgctttgtaaaaaaaaaatgttgatttttAGATTCAGAACAAAGATTCCTTGTCAAATAAGGATATCTTTGTTTTACTGGCAATGTATCTCATCagtgatcagattttctaaagctaCGTGGCTAGTTGTGCTGCTGAATAATATCGTTAGAGCAATAGCAGAATGAACGCCCACTAGTGACACAGATTACAGAAACTAGTGACATCCAGTAACAAATTTGCTGACAGTGTGAACAGAGCTTCATGAGGGTTGTCATGTTGAGATCACCAGACGAATACTACTTCATCTCTGTAATCCCTTTATCATCGGACACTTTCGCTCACAGAATTAATTAATCATGCAGACACATTTCTGCAATGGAAAGTTAACTGATAGTTATTGCTTTTGAGTGGggctgcatccacaccgctaaATGTGAAGATACAGTATTTCAAGACAACTTTCAAAATGGCCAGTGCTGCATAAAATTATTGAAGTTAGTTATTGAATACATTGTTGAAATACGTTGTTTATGTCTAGTCTAGTCAAAAGCACACAACAGAAGAGGTCATAGTTCAAGATGAGCTTCCTAGATATACTATCAGCCATAAGTCTTTTAATGTTGCTATTTTGAGAATCTTGATTTGGTTAGTGTTGTCAGTTCACATTTAAAATTTCCTTCTACCCCTATCAGAACATCTTCTGAAGATGTCTCTTGAGGACCTCAGGGAGTTTCTGCAGGAGAGTATTGCTTCGTCCTTCAATGTGAGCGATGATGTTGTCATTGAGGAACTGCAGTCGTCTATGTCCGAGCTCCGCAGGATGAAACTCGATCTCCCTCCTTCAGGTAAATGGCAAAATATCATAAGAGTacaattaaagaaattaataaatgaaagttCTGCCATAATTTATGCACCCTTATGTCATTTgagacctgtatgacttacttttttatGCAGAACATGCATTGATAAAATTATTACTATAAGAAGTATCACTTTTGGGCCcttatttaagctttaaagtgaggcatttACCACTGCCATTGTAatactccttttgtgtttaacagaagaaagaaagctaaATGGGTTTACAACAAtaaaagtgtgataaaattatgaaaaacttttATATGTAGATACGTATGTTAATCCTCTGGTTGTATTTCATGCTAGACTGTTGTGTGACTACTGTGTAATACCTATGTATTGTCTGGGATTACTTTTAAGCCAAGGGAGATGAGTTGCCAAAGATGCCTCTGGGCCAAGAGCGTCCAATAGTGCTGATGCCAGTTATCCAAACTGAGTGCATATCTATACCACCACCAGCCACACACAACAACCCAACCTCATTTAAACCACACACGGAGGACACCACCAACAACAACCAGAGCAGCGATAAACTTACCCCGTCCATTACCTCATCGTCCCCTCTACCAAAGCACACCCAATCTTTCAACCCTTCATTGTCACAAGCTACACCTGAAGACACAATGACCACAATGAAGAATCAATACAGTGCCCCTGAACAAAGACCAAATATTCTACACCTCCCAGAACCTGCACCAGGGGATACACTTTCTTTGAAAGATGGATGTGTCAGTAGATCTCTATCAGCTGTGCCTGATGAGTGGCCTCCAACCTACCAGGCACCCATAACAGATTCTTCCAGTATGAACTCTTTGAATCTCCCAGAATTGCTGCCACCACCACCTCTTCCCTGCATCAAACAAGCAGTTGAGCTTTCATCTCTAGAGGAGGATGTCCTGTTTAACCTTCCTCCACCACCTCCGCCAATTGCCGAACCTCTGAATCTTATCTTAGAAGATCCATCTTCATCGCCCTCCTCTTATAGAGCCCATCGGCAGCTAAGCAAGTTTCCCGTGAACTTGTATGTTCCTCCATCCTCAAATGACCGCCGACCTTCTAACACCTCCCATTACGATAACATCTGGGAAGCGGAAGACCAATCTGTGGAGAGACTGTTGGAGATGGTCCCCACATTGCCACAAAACTCATACTTGGGTCATAAGAAGCCCACACTTCCCCTTCCTGCAGAAGATGCCTTGTCTCTATCTCTACCGCCCCCGTCCATGTTCTTCTACTCTCCAGACTCTTTGCCCCTACCTCCTCCTCAAACTCCATG
This genomic window from Myxocyprinus asiaticus isolate MX2 ecotype Aquarium Trade chromosome 48, UBuf_Myxa_2, whole genome shotgun sequence contains:
- the LOC127437840 gene encoding USP6 N-terminal-like protein isoform X2, encoding MRSEEELPTPTAVEEKYKLLEIKREQKWLKMLKKFEKYHNSEKLMKRVYKGIPMKLRGETWALLLDVDKLKQANFRKYEKMKEQAKKYSTEIKQIDLDVNRTFRNHIMFMERFGVKQQALFHVLAAYSVYNMEVSYCQGMSQIAAILLMYMNEEDAFWALSQLLTNKKHAMHGFFIPGFPKLLRFQSHHDQILSKLLPKLKKHMDKEQMSTGIYSTKWFLQCFIDRTPFTLTLRLWDIYILEGEKVLTAMAYTLLKLHKKHLLKMSLEDLREFLQESIASSFNVSDDVVIEELQSSMSELRRMKLDLPPSAKGDELPKMPLGQERPIVLMPVIQTECISIPPPATHNNPTSFKPHTEDTTNNNQSSDKLTPSITSSSPLPKHTQSFNPSLSQATPEDTMTTMKNQYSAPEQRPNILHLPEPAPGDTLSLKDGCVSRSLSAVPDEWPPTYQAPITDSSSMNSLNLPELLPPPPLPCIKQAVELSSLEEDVLFNLPPPPPPIAEPLNLILEDPSSSPSSYRAHRQLSKFPVNLYVPPSSNDRRPSNTSHYDNIWEAEDQSVERLLEMVPTLPQNSYLGHKKPTLPLPAEDALSLSLPPPSMFFYSPDSLPLPPPQTPCIEESNSWATPDCVFPQPPGSFADRPFLVPSVPSNHMLLNQTV
- the LOC127437840 gene encoding USP6 N-terminal-like protein isoform X1, with translation MKKDIDTLIAEERAEIIAKYEKGRQEGVHINSWEDVDYSICRVTDRFGFLHEEELPTPTAVEEKYKLLEIKREQKWLKMLKKFEKYHNSEKLMKRVYKGIPMKLRGETWALLLDVDKLKQANFRKYEKMKEQAKKYSTEIKQIDLDVNRTFRNHIMFMERFGVKQQALFHVLAAYSVYNMEVSYCQGMSQIAAILLMYMNEEDAFWALSQLLTNKKHAMHGFFIPGFPKLLRFQSHHDQILSKLLPKLKKHMDKEQMSTGIYSTKWFLQCFIDRTPFTLTLRLWDIYILEGEKVLTAMAYTLLKLHKKHLLKMSLEDLREFLQESIASSFNVSDDVVIEELQSSMSELRRMKLDLPPSAKGDELPKMPLGQERPIVLMPVIQTECISIPPPATHNNPTSFKPHTEDTTNNNQSSDKLTPSITSSSPLPKHTQSFNPSLSQATPEDTMTTMKNQYSAPEQRPNILHLPEPAPGDTLSLKDGCVSRSLSAVPDEWPPTYQAPITDSSSMNSLNLPELLPPPPLPCIKQAVELSSLEEDVLFNLPPPPPPIAEPLNLILEDPSSSPSSYRAHRQLSKFPVNLYVPPSSNDRRPSNTSHYDNIWEAEDQSVERLLEMVPTLPQNSYLGHKKPTLPLPAEDALSLSLPPPSMFFYSPDSLPLPPPQTPCIEESNSWATPDCVFPQPPGSFADRPFLVPSVPSNHMLLNQTV